In Melanotaenia boesemani isolate fMelBoe1 chromosome 1, fMelBoe1.pri, whole genome shotgun sequence, the genomic window CCTGGATAACCATTCCATGATGCACAATAGTCACTGGTTCCTCAGTAGGGTGTCCAGGTTCATCATAAGTCAAGCGAATGACTGGTTTAATGTCTCGCTGTGACTTTCTGATTTTTGGGAGACCTTTTGTCTTTGCAGATCTCGAGGGAGAGGGTCTCTCTGGCTCAATGTCAGTTTCAGTGTCTCGGGTCAGACTTTCATCACCCACAGACTCTGGAGAATCAGAGTCAGACAACTTATTTTCAGGTGTTGCATCGTCTCCTTCACTCTGCTCATCGACAGACAATCCCGAGTTTGCTTCACCTGAGCTCTCATTATTGTCTATTGCATGGTTGGGAACAGAAAGATGCTTCTTCACTTCATCCATATCAAAACTCCGGATCCCACATGGATCCTCACTTTCTGACCCTGACATGCTATCTGTCATTAAATCAGGAGATGATGGGTGACGCACTTTTCTTTGTCGCTTTTGTGCTTGCTGCAGCCGTGTGACTCGTGGCTTTGGGACTTTTTCTGTGTTCTGAGACCACGCAGGCAATCGGACCAGATAACCAATAGGTAACAGATGGTCACGATGAAGAGTTTTAACAACTTCAGGGCCATGTTCAGGTTTCACCCGATATACCGGTAAGTTGGGCAACTTCTTAATGACAACGTAAGGAGTGGACCTCCAGCGATCTTGAAGCTTGTGCTTTCCTGTAAGACCAACGTTTCTCAGTAACACTCTGTCCCCTTCAGCCAGTGGTTGATCTCTAACACGATGATTGTACAGAGTTTTATTCCTCAGGTGATTTTTTGTGGCTGCTTCTGATGCAAGCTTATAGGCTTTTTGAAGATCTTGTTTCACCTTTTCCACATACTGAATATGAGACGACTGTGTCTCCTTATTGAAAGTAGTACCAAAACAGATGTCGACTGGCAATCTGGCCTCTCGTCCGAACATTAAACAATATGGAGAGAAACCTGTAGCATCATTCTTAGTGCAGTTGTATGCATGCACCAGCTGACTGATATGTTGGCTCCAGTTCTGTTTTCGGGACGCCTCCAAAGTACCAAGCATAGACAGAAGTGTTCTGTTGAATCGCTCAGGCTGCGCATCACCCTGGGGATGATAAGGAGAGGTGTGGGATTTTCTAATCCCGAGCATTGAAAGAAGTTCTTTTATTAAACGGCGCTCAAAGTCTCTGCCTTGATCTGAATGGATTCTGGCTGGGAAACCATAATGTACAAAGTATTTTTCCCACAACACTTTTGCTACAGTAACTGCTTTTTGATCCTTGGTAGGAAAAGCCTGCGCATACCGTGTGAAATGGTCAGTCACTACTAAGACATTAGCTAGCCCCTTACTATCAGGCTCAATCTGCAGAAAGTCGATGCAGACTAGATCTAAAGGACCGCTGCTCGTAATCTGGTTCAAAGGAGCGGCACGCTGCGGGAGTGTCTTTCTGGCAACACATCTTCCACAGGTTTTTATGTATTGCTCCACATCAGTTGACATACGTGGCCAAAAGAATCTGTCTTTGAGTAACTCACAGGTTTTATCAATCCCTAAATGGCCACACTCATCATGTAAGAACTTCAAAGCTACAGCTCGATATCGCTCAGGCAACACTAGTTGTTTGATTTCTTGGCCTTGCTGTTTGTTCTTGGTTCTGAAAAGTATTTCATCTTTAATCTCCAACTTTGTGCTTTCCCTGCAGAGAAGAGCAACATCCGGTGAGTCATGTCTGGAGTGCACTGGTACCTGGCCTTTTTCAAGAGCTGCTTTCACAGGACCAATGACAGGATCAAGTTCTTGAGCCACTTTTATCTCTTGTGGGCTTAACTGATCAATATTGCTCAAGTTCAAATTCACGGGACACGCATAGGCTTCGGGGATTGCTGAGGCAGGGACCCCAAGCTGGTCAGCGAAACGAGGAGGAGTGTTAGCTATTTCAAGAGCACATGCCCTTCTGCAGATCGCCTTGATGCCTGATGATGGAATATTTGCCCATTCATCAGTTTCCTCAATGGCATACTGTCGTGAAAGCAGATCAGCATCTACATTGTGACGACCAGGCCTATACTGAAGGCTAAAGTCGTAAGTAGCAAGAGTAGCTAACCAACGATGTCCTGTAGCATTTAGTCGGGCGGTTGTGAGGACATACGTAAGGGGGTTGTTGTCTGTCCTTACAGTAAACTTAGCTCCGTACAGGTAGTCGTGGAATTTGTCAACCACTGCCCATTTCAAAGCTAAAAATTCCAGCTGGTGGACAGGGTAACGCTGTTCAGAGTTACTAAGCTTGAGTCCTAGGCCTGAGTCCTTCCGGGTGCTCCTGATTTAGAACTGCACCTAACCCGCTCATGCTGGCATCAACATGCAATATGTAGGGCTTAGATGGGTCAGCAAATGCTAACACAGGGGCATTTATGAGACACTCAACGATTTTTCTGAAAGCTTCCCGACAGGACTCGTCCCACCTTTCACCAAATGGTTCTGTAGGTTTGAGATACAGCTTGTCAGAGCCAGCTATTTGGGCTTTCCTACCCTTTTGAGTTGGGGGGTAGCCTTTAGTGAGCTCAGTCAGTGGACGAACAATGCTAGAGTAATTGGCAATGAACCGCCGGTAATAGCCACAGAAACCCAGAAATGACTTCAAAGACTTGAGGTCTTTGGGTTCTGGCCAGTCTTTCACCACTTTTACTTTCTCTGGATCTGTGGCAATACCAGCCTCTGAGACAATATGTCCAACATACTTGACTCGGGGTTGGCAAAACTGGCATTTGTCAATAGACACCTTGAGGCCAGCTTCTTGTAGACGATCAAGAACCTTCAAGAGACGTTGCTCGTGCTCTTCAAGAGTTTTCCCGAAAACAATGATATCGTCCAGGTACACCAGAACCTGGAGAAGGTGCATGTCTCCAACGGCTTTCTCCATAAGCCGCTGAAACGTGGCAGGAGCTCCCGTGATTCCCTGGGGCATTCGTTCAAACTGGTAAAACCCGAGGGGGCATATAAaggctgttttttctttgtcttcttcagCCATGGCAATCTGATAGTAACCGCTTCGAAGGTCGAGCACCGAAAACCAACAGCTGCCTGTAAGACAGTCCAGAGCATCGTCAATACGAGGCATGGTATATTGATCCGGTATAGTTCGGCTGTTCAGGGTTCGATAATCGATACAGATCCTGATGGACCCGTTTTTCTTCCGAACTACTACAATGGGGGAAGCATATGGGCTTCTGGACTCCTTCACAATACCTGTGGCCATCAGTTGCTGCAAGTGACGTCTCACATCATCAATATCGGCTGGTGCTAGTCGTCGAGATCTCTCTCTAAAAGGAGTTGGGTCACTCAGTCGTATCCGGTGTTCTACCCCAGTTGCCAGCCCCACATCCCATTCATCCAACGAGAAAACCTCTCGTCTTTTTGCTAAATGATCTCGTAGACGTTGTTTCCAGTGCTCAGGAACTGGTGAATCTCCGAAGTCAAACAGCTCTGGGTCAAGACTTTCTGTGGCTGAGTCAGAACGTGGGGGCAACACAACAGTATCTACTGTATACAACTCTGCTACAACTGTTCCAGCCTGAATAGTAGTAGGTTTTTGAGACTCATTGTGCAACAACACTACAAAACTGTTGGTGTCTATGTCAGCATTAGGCATTACTCCTGGTTGTACAAATACACCAGCAGGAAGCTGCTGTGTGCTTGCTGCTTCAACCAGCACAATGTCTCGGTGTGTGTATGACTCTTTCTCTATTTTACAGGTGGCGTAGCACCTCTCTCCTGCTGCAATGCACAGTGGACCAGGGCCTTGCCATTTAACTTGCCCACGTGCTTTATCCTCTGTGTCAGATTGGTGGGTCTGCGCCTGTGACTGCAACTGTTCATACACTGCCTGTATCCTCATTGAGTGCACTTTGTGTTGGCTACCTCCCTCTTTTGAAAGTTCCCACAATCTGCGGAATAAGAATGCATTTGTCCCAACAATAACAGGTACCTGCTGACAATGTTGGGGCTCGGGACATACAAGAGCTAGCACAGTGACGGGTCCTTTCACTCCCGCCATTTCCTCTGGGAACTCCATGTCAATCACCACATAACCCCTATAAGGATATTCGGAGTCAGCTAGACCCCAAATGGCTAGACGAGTAATAGGGTGTATGGGAACATGAGACAGGTGTCTGTTGTACCAGTCCTCAAAAATGATAGTTACCGTAGATCCAGAGTCAATGAGGGCATCACAATCCAGTTCATTTACCCTAACTTTAACAACTGAAGAAGGACCTACAAGGCCTTGAGGTAAGTCAGCGTTGGATTTAGAAGTCTCCATTTTGTTTACTTTGGCAATGACGTCCTCTGGACGCTTACTGCTATCTTTTTGTCCAGCTGTTGTTCCACGAACTTGGCGTATAAGCTTTTTGATAACCTTTTGTGCATTTTCAGGTGCTGTGCATTTGGTGGCAATGTGCCCATTTTCACCACACTTATAGCAGAAGAACTCACCAGGCTCATCTGTGTAATGATATTTGGTTTGACCAGGTTTATGGTCTTGTGCAGTACTGTTTCTACGGTAGCCAGTTGCATCTCTCTGACTTGGCTTTGACTTCACAGTCATAACACTGATCTGCTCTTTAAGAGCATCCACTTCCTTTCTTAGTGATCGCATTTCTTGGCTAggttcatttttgttgttttttctttccttggaCTTTGCTGTATGGCACTCTGTTCTTGGGGACTGGGGTGGACTTGTCTGATCACCTGGTTTTGCTCGTAAACCTTGGGCCTCAGCTTTAAGGGTAGTGTGCAAACATGGGTCTATCTCAGTTTCTCTGTCTACTTGGACAGCATTGACATACTGACGCCGCGCCGGCTTCCTAAGATTTTGCCTAGCCGCTTCATGCTCTTCTTCCTCACGAATCTCTTTCAGTAAAGCTAGAAATGAGGGAGGATTGCTTCTCCTCTCTCTCAAGTTAAGCTGAAGTAACATAATATCTGACTCAGTGGCACCTTTAATAAGCTGTTCTAGCCTGACTTTGTTAGCTTCGCTCACTGGTAGACCACCTCTCTGAATTACTTTGGAAAGGGATCTTTCGCAGAAAATCAGACAACCGCTCGCCAGATCTCTGATGAAGGGATCTGAAATGCAGATATAGATCTTCTCCTGACTCTGCGGTGCCAAAGGTGCTTTCTATTGCCTGTATATATTCTATATGACTGGCATTGGGGTTGGACAAGCGGACTGCTTGAATAATCTCTAAAGCAGGACCTTTGAGGCTCTCAATTAACCTGcgtctcttttccttttctgagCACTCGTACTCCTCTGTCATGAACTTAGCTTGTTCAAGCCAGCTGTCTAAACACTCTTCTCCCTGTGGGGTTGGATTAACACCTGAGAAGGTCCTTAATCGGCGATAGTTATGACTCTCTGTAGGTTTTGCTGCCTTGTGCAGCACATCACCTACTGCTCGTATGATAGATTCTGGGTTGTTATTCCAGGAAGTTCCGGGATTCCACATTTGGTGGACATCATCAActgtttttccttcctcttgAAGAAATTGGGCTAATTTCTGTGCAAACCCATCTGAACTAGCTTCGTCTGGCTGAGCTACAATGATTCCCCAAATTTCACCTTCTGTTAGTGATGGAATTTCAGGTGGAACTCTGGAGTGATCTACAACTTCACGACATTCACACAAAACTTTCACAGTTTCGTTTGTGGCATCAAACATTTTCCCTCTTACTCTAACTTTGCCTAAGGATTTTACGGTTTCCAGCACGGTCTCAATATCAGATACATCTGTATCTTCAGGAACCCTGTGAACCATGAGGGCATGGGTTACATCTAGTCCCTCACCCCTGCACCAGTTTTTCAATTCCAGATGTATAGGACTACTTGTGTTTGCCATCGTTTCCTTAAGTTGCAACATGCAATTACCGACGATTCAACATACATTCAAAGGAATTTATTCCAAAGATCCCAGCAGTGCCTCCATTTTATGTAGCACCCGTCCCATGTAACTCTGAAATTTTACTAATATTATGATACTATGGGCGGGGCCCtgggcttttttttaatatttacctGTTTTAATCCCAAATAATTCCGGTGCCTCCAAATAacctaaaactaataaatgtaaacattcaaAATAGGTCAGGTACTTAAGtatgaaatataatataaaagactcactggcagagtgtaagcaagtgttttagtaaaataaagttatattcAGGCGTTCTTTACACTCATATAAAgttaaacagaaatttaaacaCAATATCCAAACACTTTGTGTTTACTCAGTCTGACTCTTGCAAACACACCAACGAACAAACAGCACCCCTTTGGGGCTGTTTTAATTCAGTCctcaaaataaaccaaaagttGCAGGCCTGAATCGAAGCTTGGGAACGGTGTGGTCTGAAACTGGATGACCCTTTCACTTGCaaacaagccaaaaaaaaaaatggccagTACGATTAGTTTTGTTACTCACAACCTTGGCTTATCAGTCTGTTGAACCAGGAGGAGTTGTAACTGCATGTTGAGGGATGGAAAACGGTAGGCAGAATGGTATGCTGCGGATAGACGTCTGTCGCTGCGGCCCTCCACGTGGCATGCGCTGTCCAGCCGGAACCCGGATCCTGATGCTCCACACAAAGTCCAAGGAAAGTCTCCTAGGCCTCTCCCTTTGTGGGCATGCAAACACTCTCTTAATCAATCTGCTTGTCTAAGAGTCTCATATTGTTTTATCCGAGTTCATCAAACTGTCAAAGTAGCTCACAGAAATGCACCAACAATAGAGCATAATGTGGTATTATGTGCTAACAAGCTAATAGGCTAATCGCGATTAGCATACACACATTGTTTTACAATTTTTGTCCCGTTCTGGCCCAACTTCAAGTAAAACAAAGAGACAGCATTTACCTGCCAGAGTTACAATGTCCTACACCAAACGGCAAACTCGGCATCCACCGCGATCAGGCTTGAACATGTTTCTCTGCTATCTTCCTAATGCACGCTACGTCTGCTTCACGTGCTGTCCCACTACAGTGCACATAATCATGCTGTCTAATCCCGCCCCTCACACAGTTGCATTGGTCTGACAGCTCACTGATAACCAATCATATttcaaagatggaaaaacatccagtctcaaaacaaacaagttaGATTGTGGTCACACATGGCTCTGTTATAAACAGAATGAGCTATTAGTGCTGATTTTAACCTTGAACATATTTTATATGAACTACACATAACATTACATGAACTTTAAATATGACTCCGTCACTTttacaacatttcttttaaactttttactattatttacaCCAAATACAAGATTATTGTATCCGGGCTACATAATCTTGTAGGTATGAACAAAAATTAAAGTCCCTGAAAGATTTGAAGAGCCCCCTATGAGTTCCATGAAATGCATCCTAGTATGTCATCCAGGTTTCATAGCCTGTTTGTCCTGTTCAGGGTCGCTGGGGCTGGACCCTGTCCCAGTTGCCATCAAGTGGTGAGGTACAGCCTGTACAGTTCACTAGTCCATGTTTGGGCCAATGCAGAGATTAACAAGACAAATCATtcacgctcacactcactcctgggGTCCATTTAGAAtctaacctaacatgcatgtgtctGGACTGtgagaggaagccagagaaacCCGCAGCTACACTCAGAGAGCAGCAGCACATCTCCATACAGCATACTgttcttttttgtctctttaattttaattcatgAAAAATTTAAGAacttgtaaacaaaaaaaaaaaaaagtgaggcattttaccatttcacGTAAAGTATCAGTTCATCTTAAATTTGATGGTAGCAACGAGTCTTCAGcaaacaaaaggctgaaaacaTAAGCATTACTAGAAACAAAAAGCTGGTGGGACCGTGTTGCAGTTAAAGTTTTGTAGTAACAGGTCAATAATATGGCTCAGTGaaaaaaagagcaccttagggaggtagagtctctcagaagtacATGATGGACAGAGGTACAGAAATCTTTATAACATTTCATAGACAAATTAtgacattttggattttttttctataaatactGAGGCGGGAGTATTTTCAGTACTGAAATATTTGCAATGCATGATATCATTAAAATATTCTGAGAATCTGGAGACATTTTTGTAAGCCTGTGACCTCCAGATGTATAGACTTGTTCTGTTACGAAGATTACTGCAGAGACTCACTTTTGCTATGATATTACTTCCACAAATTGTTGTCTGTGAGCACAGCTGGCTACAAAGCAGGTTAAAGCTCCGTCAAAGAAGCCATGGCTCACCTTTCTGGGCAGAAGAGTACTTAAAAGtaaccaagaaaaaaattagaaaactgttctgtggtcaaacaaattaaatgggaaattattacattacagtcatttaccagacgcttttatccaaagtgacttacagtggttaggcagcagctttaagggtcttgcctaaggacccaactggaagatGTTAAAGTTTGCCCTCTGGGGGATCTGGTCTCCTATATGGGAGCcagatgctctgccaactgagctatccagccactTCAGACAAACTGAGCCTGAAGCATactttaaagaggagagggaccaTCCAGTTTCTTTTCAGCATCTCTAATAGTATGGACTGCATTGGTGCCTTTAGAAGTAACAGCTACCACATCTGGAAGGGCAACCTCAATAATGAGTGTTGTACACAAGTTTAGAACCAACATATGCTCTCATACAGGCAGTGGATATGGTCAAATACTCAAAGAAAACGACGTCCTATCATTTTTTCCAAAGCTGTTTTAATTGATCTTGTCAGAAATTGTCACAGGATTAAGGTGGTTCATGAGGACAAATGTGATGCAATGAGAATCCAATCCCACTTACACTAAGCTGTGATGGGGTCAGCATCAGTGAAACTACAGATGTTCAAcaaaaagcacttgagaaactTCCTCTAATACAATTATATCACAATATTACACTGAGATGATTAGTATGACAATATGTAACAGAAATGACATCATTATGGCACAGAAAGATCTCCTTTCGGTGTTTCTTTTGCTAACAACAAAGGAGGTGCTGTACGTTACTCCTTTCATCAGAAATAAAGAGAACTTTAACAGAACATGGCTgctgtttaaaaagatgtgtcatttcacacatttaggAAGATTCTTAAGTAAAGTAGACTATTCAACAATGCCCACAGCCGTTTTCAGAGAGAGCCTTGCACATTTTAACAAGACAATACAAAAACACTGCATCAATTACAACAGCATAGAGTCTGAATGCTGGACTGGCCTGTTTGTGGGCCAGTATTTCACTacttaaaaacactgaaagatcATGAAGTGCACAACATAACCAAGAAAATCCAAGACTGTTGTGCAGCTTAAACATTATTTCAGACAACAATGGGACAAAGGTCCAAAAACTGGTCTTATCAGTTCTCACTGAATGTTGCCAAGACAACAGGAGAGTGATTTGACATTGTCCTGCCTCGACTTTGTTTAGGCTAGAAgcatatgttgttgttttttttcaacatttgatgTACTATGTATGAAATGGTTTGAGATTTGCGAATCAttgcattgtgtttttattgacagTTTTCACAATATTTCACTTTTCTTGGGACTGAAGTTGTTTTTAGTCTTACAAAAAGAACTTAAAgcattaacaacacactgcacaAATCTACTTTTAGCACACAGACTTTTAAGGATTCAGTTTAACTTAAATTTGccatttttctatttctatttctagTGCAAATCACACCGCAGATGGAAGCGAATGCCATcagtattttttccatttttccataCCAACTGGTTGCAAACAGTGTGAGGTGAagataataatataataatatataatataataattataatttatctGGTGGGAACTGAGAAAGAACTACCATTTGATGAACAAGGTCTCTACAAAGTTTAATGGCAATTCATAATATTACTGTTGAGATATTTCAGAATCTTCCATGCTACAAATAGTCATAGAAATCTGAATGTCATTGTCTCTAAACATCATAAGTAttgtgtttttcctgttttccagaGATTAGACAGGATCCCAGATTACTAAGACctcatttcagacattttagaTGACCAGTTTTATACAGGGTCATAAATCAGATAGCACACACCCAACATTCAGAAGAAAGACAGGTTGTGTCCCAGATTGTTAATGAACAAAGGCAGAGAAGAGGACAGTGGAGGATGACATGACATCTCAAAGATTTTCAACATTATGAGAAAAGAAAGCTACAAAACAAGCATCTGCCAAGACATCAGACTCACTGAGACTGGGTGAGACTCTTATTAACACAGGCAGCCAGAATACTTACAATAGCCAGCAGACAGGGTCTGGGTGTTTTGCTCGAGGACACTGTCAGAACCCATGGCTGTTGATGGACACGCTAACTGCCAAGGGGAAAGATTTTCAAGGGAGtaaggacagaaaaaaacatcctcCACGCATCAAACCAAGACAATTAGTTGGTTTTGTAATGTCTCACTTATTTTCTCTTTGAGTTCATTTTGCTACAAATGACGTTCAAATTAATTGCAGGCGGgctgataataataatttctcgcCTTCAAGATGGGGATTGTTTGAAATGTCTGCGGAAAAAATGTTTGATGCCTTATCAAGATGCGGGCTTCATAGCTGAAAATAATCCATTGTGCGGTGATGAAAGAGTGGCTAAAGCTGCAGTCTAAAGAAATGGTGAGAAAGTGGCACGAAGAAGAATGGGATCTTTAATTATGGGATTTTATatcaaagttgttttaattgtgCTGGGGGAATGGAATGGCTACTTTAGGATGAACACTTTTTAAACACGCTCATAATCTTTTCTCTTGAAATGTGGCTAAAATGCCTCCCTTGGTTTCTCTTTCATGACCTGATTATTAACTCTTTGCTGCAGACGTGGTTGTGAAAATAACCCAATGACTtcttatatagcactttcatATGGGGAAAGGAAATTACATCACCATCTTAGTGActcacttttactttttactgtcaTTTTTCCTGTAATAGCCCTCTTCACATGATGTTTTAAAGGCCACATTGACCCACTTTAATATAATCTGTTATGACAATAAGTCTCTGATCATTAAAGTTATTGATGTCGAGATGAAGTCTACTTAAGTCCCTCACTAAGCGTGTCAGATAATAGACAGTTAGAACATCATGTCAAGATTAccactggatgttttttttttttttatttatttatcgaGAGCATTGACAGTGACATATAAAAGAGGCACGGCACAATGAAGGCCTTCAGATTTTGACAAACACTCTGTCCTTAAACGCATTTCATGGTGTTTCAGCCAGCCACAGGCAGGTGCATGACCCTGAATCAACAAGCACAACAGAACAAGTTACTCTCAGAGGAGCTCCTTTAGCATCTGCTACAAACACTTGGTTTCAGTCACTTTAAAGCCATTGAGCTAAGCTAAACACAAGGAATGAAGaatgtgaacatttttatttaagaattaAGCTAGttacgaaaaaaaaaacaagaaaaaaaatctgtaccCGAAGCCAAAATCATTTCCAAAATTATTTACTcaaatgactttttaattttatttaacataactatttttgtttatgatttTAATACTGGGGTCCTTTTGCTGAAATTATcatagggttaggggttagcaTTGTTGGTTCATATCCCTAATTATGTCTCACAATTCAGCATCATAAGGGAAATGTGTTTCATATGCAGTAAGTTTTCTCACTCAAGAGCAGTTAttgttttcaagtttttttgttaaaaaagtcACAAGGTTCCCATGGGAGTAGGGAGGTGTGGCATGTAGCATGACTACACCTTTATGAcaacaaaaatgtcattttctggTTGCATTTTGGCAATATCATCACTTCATTAAGGCTTAATTGCattctttttgcatttcttcCCATTAATGATGCCATTTTTACCCATCATCTGCAGCTGTCCTAATAACCACTAGATTCTGCATGTGTTTCGTTGTAATTGTAGTCCGTATCTGCCTCTGTGCACATATGTGGTGCAGACTCAGGCCATGTCCACACGCACAAATATTTTGAAACAAGGGAAACACCTTGCAGGGTGAGTATGTCTGGATGAtccttctgtgtgtgtggacagGAAAACTGGTGTTTTTGGTTTGCTGTGGTAAATTGTGTGTCACTGTTTTGCGTGGCTTgcatcacaataaaatattttttatttacatggcAACAGTGGATATAAGCAATTTCTGTGCTGGTACTACTCTTGTTAAGAGTTCTTTTCATGTTTGCATATAAAATCACGGTGAGTCAATGAAGAACAAAGACATACACACCACATTATTGAGGACAAGGCTACATAACAAAACTCTCACAGATTTATCATAACCGGTAATTTCTTTATCAGTCTTCTGACTGACCAACATGGCTTCagagatggggggggggggctagaGTGCCacctttatttgatttattttttatgaactaTTTTGTGGTGTTCTTGGGGGAAATTTAGTAGATAAAatacctgtgtttgtgtgggtatAGCCTCCGAAGCATATATGTTTTTACTAAAGTTGAAGAACCATATAAGAGTATTAAGTGCAAAATTTCAACTAATAGAGTATTTCTGTTGCTTGATAAAGTGTGATTATAAACCTCTGCAATTGGTTTTCCTATTAAAGAGGTCTTGTGAAGATTCATTGTGTTAGTGTTGACCAGCTTTTACAGCACTGCACAGCTGTTTGCTGCTCAGCTGTTTCCAAAACTTCTCTGAATCTTATTACAGATAATACACTGACATATCTTTCTTTCATGCTTTTGAGCTTTAAGTTACCTGCAAGCTGTTGTAACcattgtgtaaaatgttaatcATTAAACTAACTTGGCATTAAAGATGTGAAACTGATGTAGCAGGAAACTTAAACAGCTAAAATTTGAGAATATTTCACCTGTCAACTATTTTTAAGGGCTGCAACATAAATGTGTCTCATGGTGAGGACAATATATAGATACATTAATAGAAgcttaaagtttttattttcttaattttttttattaataatcattaaccattagaaaaatatatatttccacACAATTTGacatattataaaatgcaaTAAGAATCCTCCTTTGTCTTGTCAATCCTTGTTGGTCTTTTTCAATAAATGTGACACTCTGGCATCATACGGTTTAACAGCTGAAAATTAAACCAATATAAGATGACTATTTCTCCCTATTTCTCCCCTAATGCAACAATCAAGTCTTTTCAAAGATGGTTTCAGGACATTATGACAGACTAAAGAACTGAAATAGCAGTTCACACAACAGAAGATGATATGACAGGTACTGCAAATCCATACCTCCATGTCTTCTGTGCGTAATTGTCTGTGCATGTATTCACTTCCTAACTACTTTTGATGAATGTTCCACATCTGCAGATGGGGATAATTTGACAAAAGTGAGATAATTGActtcaattttaaaattatcCAAGATCAT contains:
- the LOC121645812 gene encoding uncharacterized protein LOC121645812, whose amino-acid sequence is MLGIRKSHTSPYHPQGDAQPERFNRTLLSMLGTLEASRKQNWSQHISQLVHAYNCTKNDATGFSPYCLMFGREARLPVDICFGTTFNKETQSSHIQYVEKVKQDLQKAYKLASEAATKNHLRNKTLYNHRVRDQPLAEGDRVLLRNVGLTGKHKLQDRWRSTPYVVIKKLPNLPVYRVKPEHGPEVVKTLHRDHLLPIGYLVRLPAWSQNTEKVPKPRVTRLQQAQKRQRKVRHPSSPDLMTDSMSGSESEDPCGIRSFDMDEVKKHLSVPNHAIDNNESSGEANSGLSVDEQSEGDDATPENKLSDSDSPESVGDESLTRDTETDIEPERPSPSRSAKTKGLPKIRKSQRDIKPVIRLTYDEPGHPTEEPVTIVHHGMVIQVNLSSKRKYSDTAGYTPKQSNRERKYVMTPDKRAWVR
- the LOC121651387 gene encoding paraneoplastic antigen Ma1 homolog, coding for MANTSSPIHLELKNWCRGEGLDVTHALMVHRVPEDTDVSDIETVLETVKSLGKVRVRGKMFDATNETVKVLCECREVVDHSRVPPEIPSLTEGEIWGIIVAQPDEASSDGFAQKLAQFLQEEGKTVDDVHQMWNPGTSWNNNPESIIRAVGDVLHKAAKPTESHNYRRLRTFSGVNPTPQGEECLDSWLEQAKFMTEEYECSEKEKRRRLIESLKGPALEIIQAVRLSNPNASHIEYIQAIESTFGTAESGEDLYLHFRSLHQRSGERLSDFLRKIPFQSNSERWSTSERS